GATCGCGTCGCGCTGTGGTTGCCTCCGTACCTCGACGAGGGACCGCAACTGCTCGTCGACGCGGCCGACCGGGACGTGGCCTGGTACGACGGGCCCGGCGATCCGGACGACCTGGTCCGTGCTCGCGCCGTCGTGCCGGGCGCCGAGGGCCCGGTCTTCGTCTCCTACGGCCGGGCAGACGACGCCGAGCGGGCGGCGCTCCTCCGTCGTGGCGCACGCGAGGTGCTCGGCGCGCCCGTGACCACCGCGGCCGGTGAGCCGGGGTACCTCGAGGTCTGCGACCGGCAGGGCGACATCGTCTCCTTCGCAGACGGGGACCGCAGCGCACTCGAGTCGATGCTGACCCACGTCAACGCCGCCATCCGGCAGCAGCAGCTGCTCAGCCAGATCCGGCACGACGGCGATCACGACCGGCTGACCGGGTTGCCGAACCGGCAGCGGCTGGGCGGGGAGATCGACGCCCTGCTGATGGCCGAGCCGGCCACCGCCCGGGTCGGGCTCGTGCTGGCCGCCCTGGACGGGTACACCGACGTCACGGACACGCTCGGGCACGCGGCCAGCGACGAGCTCCTCCTCGTCACCGCCGGGCTGCTCCGCGAGCACGCGCCGCCCCAGGCCGTCGTCGCCCGGATGGAGGGCGGTCAGTTCGCCGTCCTGCTGCCCGGTCTGTCCCTGGCGGCCACCGAGCGGGCTGCCCGCCGGCTGCGGGAGGCCGCCTCCACCCGGGCCCGGGTCGCCGGGCTGGACCTGGAGGTCGCGCTGACCATCGGGGTGGCAGCGGCGCCGGTGCACGGCTCGGACTCCGGCACCCTGATCCAGCGGGCGGACGTGGCGCTGCTCGCGGCACAGGGCTCCGGGGGAGTGGCGACCTACCACCCCGTCCTGGACCAGCAGAGCCTGCGCCGCCTGCAGCTGGGCACGGAGCTCGAGGCCGCGATGGCCGACGGGCAGATCTCGGTGGTCTTCCAGCCGATCGTGGACACGCGCACCGCGGACATCGTCTCGGTCGAGACGCTCGTCCGCTGGGCGCACCCGCGCTACGGGGACATCTCACCGGACGACTTCATCAGCCTGGCCGAGCAGATCGGCCGGATCGGGCTGCTGACCGACCACGTGCTGGACCGTGCGCTGGACCGCTGCCGGCGGTGGCTGGACCAGGACATCGCGCTGTCGGTGGCGGTCAACCTCTCGGCGCACTGCCTCGCCGAGCCGGACATCGTCGAGCGCGTCCGCCGGGCGCTGCGCCGCCACGGCGTCCCGGGTGAGCTGCTGACCCTGGAGCTCACCGAGGGCAGCGTCGTCGACGACACGGTGCGCAACAGCACCGTGCTGGCCGACCTGCACGCCCTGGGCCTGCGGCTGTCCATGGACGACTTCGGCACCGGCTACTCCTCGCTGTCCCAGCTGAGGCTGCTGCCGATCGACGAGCTGAAGATCGACAAGTCCTTCGTGCTGGGCATGTCGACGAGCTCGAACGAGTCCTTCATCGCCCGGTCGATCGTCGAGCTGGCGCACAACCTCGGCCTGCGCGTGGTCGCCGAGGGGGTCGAGGACGAGATGACCCGGGACCTGCTGACCCAGATGGGCTGCGACAAGCTGCAGGGCTTCCTGGTCAGCCGCCCGCTGCCTGAGGATCGGCTCGAGGGTTGGCTGCTGGCGCGCACCGGGGTCCGCGCCGCCGCGCCGGGGGCCACGCACCGGCGGCTGTTCGTCCGCACCTGAGAGAGGGCCACCCGCCGCTCACCGGCTCGCGGCGGGCCCCTGCGAGGAGGCCGAAGAGCATCAGGTACAGTTCTCCACGGCTCTTCGGAGCAGGCCCCTTTAGCTCAGTCGGCAGAGCGTCTCCATGGTAAGGAGAAGGTCTACGGTTCGATTCCGTAAAGGGGCTCGTACGATCGAATGCCGACCACCGGTCCGGTCGGGAGACCGGGCCGTGCGGTCACCTGGCGGTGTAGCTCAGCCTGGTAGAGCAAGCGGCTCATAATCGCTGTGTCACCGGTTCAAGTCCGGTCACCGCTACCCCAGACGGACCCCGGGAACGGGGTCCGTCGTCGTGTTCGGCATCCGCCGGGCACGGGCACCACCTGAGAAGCGTCGAGGAACACTCGACCACCGACAAGGCGAGGATGCGCTCATGGCAGCCACCGACGTTCGTCCGAAGATCACCCTGGCCTGCCAGGAGTGCAAGAACCGCAACTACATCACCCGCAAGAACCGGCGGAACGACCCCGACCGGATCGAGCTGAAGAAGTACTGCCCCACCGACCGGAAGCACACGGTCCACCGCGAGACGCGCTGACCGCAGCGGTCGCGAGGCGAGAGAGGGCGGGGAGCATGGCGCTGGACGCGGGACTGGTCGGGCGCAGCTACCCGCCCTCTGCCGTCTACGAGGTCGGGCGCGAGAAGATCGCGGAGTTCGCCACGGCGCTGGCCGACCCCGACCCGGTCTACCGCGACCCCGCCGCGGCCCGCGCCGCCGGCCACCCCGACGTCATCGCCCCGCCGACGTTCGCCATCGTGCTGTCCCTGGGCGCGGGCAACGTCGTCGTCGAGGACCCGGAGGTCGGGCTCGACTACAGCCGGGTCGTCCACGGCGAGCAGCGGTTCACCCACCACCGCCCCATCCGGGCCGGTGACCGGCTGGTCGCCACCGCCACCATCGACGCGGTGAAGACGGTGGCCGGCAACG
The Modestobacter marinus DNA segment above includes these coding regions:
- a CDS encoding putative bifunctional diguanylate cyclase/phosphodiesterase, giving the protein MASAVAVAAALPVLPAGWQDAPVGLVLVLLAAFLLTESVQFDVEFRKQTISLSPTEIAVVVGLLEVGGLWTAVTRVAAVVIVESWQRYPAPKVLFNAALAVAELSAALAVLTLLPPLDVTDPIAWLSLMIAVLVTGIVSMVGVGAAVSLTEGFPGWSFFTAAVPNLVLGPVSVVIGVIALLLTRETSWTWALTIPLLVVVVVVFRQSARAVRERRTVQRVYDFARRVELVSADESGTREIVQAVRELLNADRVALWLPPYLDEGPQLLVDAADRDVAWYDGPGDPDDLVRARAVVPGAEGPVFVSYGRADDAERAALLRRGAREVLGAPVTTAAGEPGYLEVCDRQGDIVSFADGDRSALESMLTHVNAAIRQQQLLSQIRHDGDHDRLTGLPNRQRLGGEIDALLMAEPATARVGLVLAALDGYTDVTDTLGHAASDELLLVTAGLLREHAPPQAVVARMEGGQFAVLLPGLSLAATERAARRLREAASTRARVAGLDLEVALTIGVAAAPVHGSDSGTLIQRADVALLAAQGSGGVATYHPVLDQQSLRRLQLGTELEAAMADGQISVVFQPIVDTRTADIVSVETLVRWAHPRYGDISPDDFISLAEQIGRIGLLTDHVLDRALDRCRRWLDQDIALSVAVNLSAHCLAEPDIVERVRRALRRHGVPGELLTLELTEGSVVDDTVRNSTVLADLHALGLRLSMDDFGTGYSSLSQLRLLPIDELKIDKSFVLGMSTSSNESFIARSIVELAHNLGLRVVAEGVEDEMTRDLLTQMGCDKLQGFLVSRPLPEDRLEGWLLARTGVRAAAPGATHRRLFVRT
- the rpmG gene encoding 50S ribosomal protein L33; the encoded protein is MAATDVRPKITLACQECKNRNYITRKNRRNDPDRIELKKYCPTDRKHTVHRETR
- a CDS encoding MaoC family dehydratase N-terminal domain-containing protein yields the protein MALDAGLVGRSYPPSAVYEVGREKIAEFATALADPDPVYRDPAAARAAGHPDVIAPPTFAIVLSLGAGNVVVEDPEVGLDYSRVVHGEQRFTHHRPIRAGDRLVATATIDAVKTVAGNDMLTTRVDLATEDGEPVCTTRSMLVARGTA